A section of the Psychrobacter immobilis genome encodes:
- the parA gene encoding ParA family partition ATPase, giving the protein MKVIAVLNQKGGSGKTTIATHLARGLQLKGHSVLLVDSDQQGSARDWRAVDEDNPVPVIGLDRPTLDKDLKSVSDKEYVVIDGSPQATSLAISAIKAADFILIPVQPSPYDIWATSDLVDLVQQRIEMMDGKLKAAFVVSRAIQNTNIGKEVATALLDYNLPVLKTRVMQRVAYPNSAALGKTVFDTESPNSNAIQEISALVSEIQTFFGEE; this is encoded by the coding sequence ATGAAGGTAATTGCGGTATTGAATCAGAAGGGCGGCAGCGGTAAGACCACCATTGCAACGCATTTAGCACGGGGACTACAGCTAAAAGGTCATAGTGTGCTGCTGGTAGATAGTGACCAACAGGGCAGTGCGCGTGACTGGAGGGCAGTTGATGAAGACAATCCGGTACCGGTGATCGGGCTCGATAGACCAACGCTTGATAAAGATTTAAAAAGCGTCTCTGATAAAGAGTACGTGGTGATCGATGGGTCACCGCAAGCCACCAGTTTGGCCATTTCAGCTATTAAAGCCGCTGATTTTATATTGATTCCGGTGCAGCCGAGCCCCTACGATATCTGGGCAACCAGTGATTTGGTTGATTTGGTGCAGCAGCGTATTGAAATGATGGATGGCAAACTAAAGGCGGCGTTTGTCGTATCACGTGCCATTCAAAACACCAATATAGGTAAGGAGGTAGCGACAGCATTACTTGATTACAATCTTCCGGTGCTAAAGACCAGAGTGATGCAGCGAGTTGCTTACCCTAACAGTGCTGCCCTTGGTAAGACAGTATTTGATACCGAATCGCCTAATAGCAATGCCATACAAGAGATAAGCGCATTGGTCAGTGAGATTCAAACATTTTTTGGTGAGGAGTAA
- a CDS encoding plasmid partition protein ParG — translation MSLSAGRPSKNVKDQLALSDVTDSSKKTVRVNFNLDEDKHIALKRYALESRKTVTELLTEMIEEKLVER, via the coding sequence ATGAGTTTATCAGCAGGTCGTCCTAGTAAGAACGTTAAGGATCAGTTAGCTCTATCAGATGTGACGGATAGTTCCAAAAAGACGGTACGAGTGAATTTCAATCTAGATGAAGATAAGCACATTGCGCTCAAACGATATGCGCTTGAGAGCCGCAAAACGGTTACTGAGCTGTTGACTGAGATGATTGAGGAAAAGTTGGTTGAGCGATAG
- a CDS encoding helix-turn-helix domain-containing protein produces MVKCHLSTIMGERRLKIADISRDTGINRGTITRMYHEEATRVDLDVIESLCTYLRINVGDLYEIINEDSSESPA; encoded by the coding sequence ATGGTGAAGTGTCACTTATCGACCATCATGGGTGAAAGACGCCTTAAAATTGCCGATATCTCAAGAGATACTGGTATCAATCGTGGCACCATTACTCGCATGTATCATGAAGAAGCCACCCGCGTTGATCTAGATGTCATCGAGTCTTTATGTACTTATCTTAGAATCAATGTTGGTGATTTATACGAAATCATAAACGAGGACAGCAGTGAGTCACCAGCATAA